Proteins encoded in a region of the Teredinibacter purpureus genome:
- a CDS encoding NarK family nitrate/nitrite MFS transporter: protein MSTDNTIRLLDFKDPKIKTLHITWFAFFLTFMVWFNHAPLLIYMKEAFDLSVQQVKALMILNVALTIPARIVIGILVDKFGPRRVYSALLVISSFLCLAFAFSQTYEQLAMLRFLMGFVGAGFVIGIRMVGEWFPHKTVGVAEGIYGGWGNFGSAAAAMLLPTLALVYGGENGWRYALASTGIVAGLYGIFYYVAARNTPKGSTYFKPKRAGGLEVTSWGDFYLYLLMNIPMYVALGVLAWKLSPTGVGLLTTQTMYILWGVLLLLMIFQITQIWAVNKHALLHGVQALDKYKFKQVAILDWAYFVTFGSELAVVSMLPLFFLETFSGLSPVTAGLLGSGFAFMNLVARPTGGWLSDKIGRRKTLMVLIGGLAVGYFVLAQITSAWWIPLAVMATMCCSFFVQAGEGAVFAIVPLIKRRMTGQIAGMAGAYGNVGAVTYLTVLSFVDYSTFFLVIAASALVIFCIAMMLDEPKGQISEVLPDGTVQMIDVG from the coding sequence ATTAATATACATGAAAGAAGCGTTCGACCTCTCCGTTCAGCAGGTTAAGGCCTTGATGATTCTAAACGTTGCGTTAACGATTCCTGCTCGAATTGTCATTGGCATATTGGTTGATAAATTTGGGCCGCGTAGGGTCTATAGTGCGCTATTGGTCATATCGTCCTTTCTCTGTCTAGCGTTTGCGTTTTCACAAACCTATGAGCAGCTGGCAATGCTGCGATTTTTAATGGGTTTTGTGGGGGCTGGTTTCGTGATTGGTATTCGTATGGTGGGTGAATGGTTTCCACATAAAACTGTGGGCGTAGCAGAAGGCATCTATGGTGGCTGGGGTAATTTTGGTTCGGCGGCGGCGGCTATGTTGCTGCCAACGTTAGCATTGGTCTACGGGGGTGAGAATGGATGGCGTTACGCGTTAGCCAGTACGGGAATCGTAGCGGGTTTATACGGTATATTTTATTACGTGGCTGCACGTAACACGCCCAAGGGCTCTACTTATTTTAAGCCTAAACGCGCAGGTGGTTTGGAGGTAACCAGTTGGGGCGATTTCTATCTTTATTTACTTATGAATATTCCCATGTATGTTGCGTTGGGTGTGCTTGCCTGGAAACTATCGCCTACTGGGGTCGGCTTGCTCACAACACAAACGATGTATATTTTGTGGGGCGTATTATTATTGTTAATGATCTTCCAAATAACGCAAATATGGGCGGTCAATAAACATGCGCTGCTGCACGGCGTACAGGCATTGGATAAATACAAGTTCAAACAAGTGGCAATTCTAGATTGGGCCTATTTTGTAACCTTCGGGTCTGAGCTTGCGGTTGTATCTATGTTACCGTTATTTTTTCTCGAAACATTTTCCGGTTTAAGCCCTGTAACGGCGGGTTTACTAGGGTCTGGATTTGCCTTTATGAATTTGGTTGCGCGCCCAACGGGTGGGTGGTTATCGGACAAAATTGGTCGTCGTAAAACCCTAATGGTACTTATAGGTGGCCTAGCCGTGGGCTATTTTGTGCTCGCGCAAATTACCTCGGCGTGGTGGATACCCTTAGCCGTGATGGCCACCATGTGTTGCTCGTTTTTTGTGCAGGCGGGAGAAGGTGCTGTGTTTGCGATTGTGCCGCTTATTAAACGTCGTATGACCGGTCAGATAGCGGGAATGGCTGGTGCTTATGGTAACGTTGGCGCTGTTACTTATTTAACGGTACTGAGCTTCGTTGATTACAGTACATTTTTTCTGGTGATTGCCGCATCAGCGCTCGTGATATTTTGTATTGCAATGATGCTGGATGAGCCAAAAGGTCAAATTTCCGAAGTGCTACCCGATGGCACTGTACAAATGATAGACGTGGGATAA
- a CDS encoding bifunctional protein-serine/threonine kinase/phosphatase encodes MINTEPKLRVDSATAPLKIDAGWCSIAGRKPINEDSAGVNIPDDDYLLQNKGVTLLVADGVSSAEAGREASVTAVSRFIEDYYKTPETWSVSHAGEKIITTLNLRLYRKSHEFITEGKGYLTTFSSVVFKGRTAHFFHVGDSRIYHLHRDEQSKWAITQLTKDHTVFIERNRAILARAVGMDSRLNIDYGRQPFLEGERLLLTSDGVHDFLDSDALCDYLSADGSAQEISDAIVNAAHAAGSDDNISAVVAIIDGLPEESLDDYSIKLTRLPFPPDLSVGMNVDGYQVTKILFASARSQLYLVEDTETGEHYAMKTPSRNYEDDINYIDRFIQEEWIGSRINNDNVVKIVPSNRKKSCLYYLMEYVEGRGLDHWIAEQQPPSPKRAIALVKQIAYGLQAFHDNEAIHQDLRPANVLITREDKAIIVDFGSVYVAGLAEMQRPLEHINALGTATYSDPLYLMGQNPGIKGDVYALATLTYEMFTGHLPYGDAIEECRTAFDYDRLRYLDASRFNPVIPLWFDGALKKGVDFDLENRYGYIGAFMKDLTVPNPEFLRPDPVEEKQASSLMFWKLLSGFWFLTFLLFIYLFSQS; translated from the coding sequence ATGATTAACACTGAGCCCAAGCTTCGGGTCGACTCAGCCACAGCCCCGTTAAAAATTGACGCGGGGTGGTGTTCGATTGCAGGCCGAAAACCCATCAATGAAGATAGCGCAGGCGTCAACATTCCAGACGATGACTATTTGTTGCAAAACAAAGGCGTCACACTTTTGGTTGCGGATGGCGTTTCTTCAGCAGAGGCTGGGCGGGAGGCAAGTGTTACGGCTGTTTCACGGTTTATAGAAGATTATTACAAAACGCCCGAAACATGGTCGGTAAGTCATGCTGGCGAAAAAATTATTACCACGTTAAATCTAAGGCTCTATCGGAAAAGTCACGAGTTTATAACAGAAGGAAAAGGCTATTTAACTACTTTTAGCTCCGTCGTATTTAAGGGGCGAACGGCTCATTTTTTTCATGTAGGTGATAGCCGTATTTATCATTTGCACCGAGATGAACAGTCAAAATGGGCAATAACCCAGTTAACGAAAGATCACACGGTATTTATTGAGCGAAATCGTGCAATTCTCGCCCGCGCAGTGGGAATGGATAGCCGCCTGAATATTGATTACGGGCGGCAACCTTTTCTTGAAGGCGAGCGGTTATTGTTAACGAGCGATGGGGTCCATGATTTTCTTGATAGCGACGCACTATGTGATTATTTAAGTGCCGACGGCAGCGCACAAGAAATCAGCGATGCCATTGTGAATGCCGCACACGCGGCCGGCAGCGACGACAATATTAGTGCCGTGGTAGCCATTATTGACGGTTTGCCTGAAGAGAGCCTTGACGACTACAGTATTAAGTTAACACGCTTACCGTTCCCGCCAGATCTATCTGTCGGTATGAATGTGGATGGGTATCAGGTAACGAAAATTCTATTTGCCTCTGCGCGCTCGCAACTGTATTTGGTGGAAGATACCGAAACAGGTGAGCATTATGCAATGAAAACACCTTCACGAAATTACGAAGACGATATCAACTATATTGACCGATTTATTCAGGAAGAATGGATTGGAAGCCGAATTAATAATGACAATGTCGTGAAAATTGTACCGTCTAATCGTAAGAAAAGTTGTTTGTATTATTTGATGGAATATGTGGAAGGGCGAGGCCTTGATCACTGGATTGCGGAGCAACAGCCACCAAGCCCTAAGCGGGCGATTGCACTTGTTAAACAGATAGCCTATGGCTTACAGGCCTTCCATGATAATGAAGCTATCCACCAAGATTTACGGCCTGCGAATGTACTGATAACCCGTGAAGATAAAGCTATTATTGTCGATTTCGGGTCGGTCTATGTTGCCGGCTTGGCCGAAATGCAGCGACCGCTAGAGCATATTAATGCGTTAGGCACCGCCACCTATTCTGACCCGCTTTATTTGATGGGCCAAAACCCCGGTATTAAAGGTGATGTTTACGCGCTTGCAACCTTAACCTATGAAATGTTTACCGGGCACCTGCCTTACGGCGATGCCATTGAAGAGTGTCGAACGGCCTTTGATTACGATAGGCTTCGCTACCTAGACGCTTCGCGCTTTAATCCTGTTATACCGCTATGGTTCGACGGTGCGTTAAAAAAAGGCGTAGATTTCGATCTGGAAAATCGATACGGTTATATCGGCGCGTTTATGAAAGATCTCACCGTGCCCAACCCTGAGTTTTTAAGGCCGGATCCTGTTGAAGAAAAGCAAGCCTCCAGCTTAATGTTTTGGAAGCTGTTGTCGGGCTTTTGGTTTCTTACCTTTCTTTTATTTATCTATCTATTTAGTCAATCCTAG
- the moeA gene encoding molybdopterin molybdotransferase MoeA — MSCCDAPGLLPLEQALTMLQEAPIATLDIETIPLEESLNRILGRALISPHNIPNYDNSAMDGYALNITTAQHHDTYVIAGKSFAGAPYEAVVGEGQCIRIMTGAKIPTGCNSVVMQENTVVHGGAITLTQQAKAGDNIRKAGNDIQKDTLLLNEGKRLGPIDIGLLATLGQAKVAVYRKVRVGLFSTGDEITPLGSPLKDGFIYDSNRYLLHAALQRLDIEIKNYGNLPDDPAIIESTFIQAALECDAIISSGGVSVGDADFTRDVLQKLGDITFYTLAMKPGKPFAFGTITTPANPSQVATFFGLPGNPVSAAVTFHQLALPTIRRMGGENVTVMPILHLPCDTPLRKSPGRVDFQRANLHTQSDGTLSVTTTGTQSSGALSSLSKADCYIRLEQDRGNVAAGEMVDVIPLDNFLR; from the coding sequence AAGAATCGCTTAACCGAATACTGGGCCGCGCACTTATTTCGCCTCACAATATTCCTAATTACGATAATTCAGCAATGGATGGTTACGCACTCAACATTACTACAGCACAACATCATGATACCTATGTAATAGCGGGAAAATCGTTTGCAGGCGCACCTTACGAAGCGGTTGTTGGCGAGGGCCAGTGCATTCGAATTATGACCGGCGCGAAAATTCCTACGGGTTGTAACAGCGTGGTTATGCAAGAAAACACTGTCGTGCACGGCGGTGCTATCACGCTAACGCAGCAGGCAAAGGCCGGCGATAATATTCGTAAAGCCGGTAACGACATTCAAAAAGATACCTTACTACTTAACGAGGGAAAACGGCTAGGCCCTATCGATATAGGCTTATTAGCAACATTAGGCCAAGCAAAGGTCGCCGTGTACCGAAAAGTTCGAGTCGGCCTATTTTCGACCGGCGACGAGATTACACCACTGGGTTCACCGTTAAAAGACGGCTTTATTTACGATAGCAATCGCTACCTTTTACACGCCGCATTACAACGATTAGATATCGAAATTAAAAACTACGGCAACTTACCGGATGATCCCGCGATTATTGAAAGCACTTTTATTCAAGCTGCTCTTGAGTGCGACGCCATTATTTCCTCTGGAGGTGTTTCCGTTGGCGATGCCGATTTTACACGGGATGTACTGCAAAAGCTGGGCGACATCACTTTTTATACGTTAGCCATGAAACCCGGCAAGCCCTTTGCGTTTGGCACTATTACCACACCAGCCAACCCCTCACAGGTTGCTACCTTTTTTGGGCTTCCCGGGAACCCTGTTTCCGCCGCGGTAACCTTTCATCAACTCGCGCTGCCGACCATACGCCGCATGGGTGGCGAAAACGTTACCGTTATGCCAATTTTACATTTACCGTGTGATACCCCGTTACGAAAAAGCCCCGGTAGAGTTGACTTCCAGCGGGCAAATTTACACACCCAATCAGACGGCACTCTTTCGGTGACAACAACCGGCACACAAAGCTCTGGCGCACTCTCGTCACTGTCAAAAGCAGACTGTTACATAAGGTTAGAACAAGACCGAGGCAACGTTGCTGCGGGAGAAATGGTAGACGTTATTCCACTGGATAATTTTCTGCGATAG